In a genomic window of Epinephelus fuscoguttatus linkage group LG23, E.fuscoguttatus.final_Chr_v1:
- the leap2 gene encoding liver-expressed antimicrobial peptide 2 has protein sequence MQETGYFTQRRAAVALCIVLLVLAQQVCAGPLVQSSSDQKADSGVHTLKRVARMTPLWRIMNSKPFGAYCQNNYECSTGLCRAGHCSTSQRSLSEPVNY, from the exons ATGCAGGAGACAGGCTACTTCACCCAGAGGAGAGCAGCAGTGGCACTGTGCATTGTGCTGCTAGTCTTGGCTCAGCAG GTGTGTGCAGGACCGTTGGTCCAGTCCAGCTCTGACCAGAAGGCAGATTCAGGCGTCCACACACTGAAGAGGGTCGCTCGGATGACCCCGCTGTGGAGGATCATGAACAGTAAACCGTTTGGAGCTTACTGCCAGAACAACTATGAGTGCTCCACAGGACTCTGCAG GGCGGGACATTGTTCCACCAGCCAGCGTTCGCTCTCAGAGCCTGTGAACTACTAG